From the Winogradskyella forsetii genome, the window AATTGATGCTTTTGGTTTTAAATCAAATAAAGTATATTTAAAGTCAACAGGTTATTATTTTTCTAATGCTGTTAATTACCCTTTTGATTGTGAATTCCAGGGTGCTTTGAACAATATAAAATTATACCAAACAAAGTCTATAAACGATTATTTTAATTCAACTGTATTTTTACGTTCGCTAAATAATTCTAACCACCCATCAATTGATTTTAATAGTGCCTTTAAATTTTTACCTGAAAGTAAAAAAATGAGTGCACACAAAGAATTGATTACTTTAATTACAAAATTAGAGTTAAATATAATTACTGAAGATCAGGTTATCGACTTTGTTTTTAACCAATTTAAATTAGGGATTGAAGACTTTATTGTTCAAAATTCTTTTGAAGATAATCAACCTAAGGGTTCTTCGCATGAATTTGGGTATTGGCTGAATTATCTTATCGATTTTTATGAAATTTCTCAAAACACTGAATTTAAAGAAAAATTAAAAGGATATTTTGAGAAACTACACACTGTTTTCGTTAGAAAAAAAATGTTTTACCATGATGTTGTTGGAAAAAATAGAAAATGTATTAATGTGTCTGGCGTAATTCTAATAGGTAAAGCCTTTTTAAGGTATTCTATTATCGAAAAAGATTTTAGATTCACCAATGCATCATTATTTCTGATTGATTTTATAAAACAACTTCAATTGAGAAATAGTGGACTGATTCAAAATACATTTCCAATATATAGAGGCAATTCTAAAATGAAGTTTCCATCGTGGACTCTTAATTATTTTTTAGAACTATTAATTTTAAAAAAACAAGCGTTACATGAGTTTGAGATTAGCGTTACTAACTAATTATCCACTTGTGGACAATGTTCGGTGGAAAAGAGATTTTGTTTTAAACTGCAAAACCAACGGGTTTGATATTGATGTTTATTATGGGAAAAAGGACATAAAGTCTCTGCTGTTCAGCTATTTGAAAAAACGAAAATATTCTAATAGTGTTGCTAAAAGAATACAAGGTAATTCTATAAAGAACAAATTGTATTTTAAGAAAAACGGTCATAATGTAAACAGTTTCAAAAATTTAAATTCAGAAAAGGCTATTTCAAGAATTCAAGAGGGTAATTATGATATTATAATTACTGCCTTAGATCAAATTCTTTCAAAAAATTTCATAACTAAGGTGAATACTAAAATAGTTAATGTGCATTATGGAATGTTACCGGAAATAAAAGGAACAAGCGCGTTAGAATGGACATATTTTTGCTATAATAAATGCGAAATAACTTTACACTACATAGATGCTGGAATCGATACAGGTGTTATAATTGATAGAAAAGAAATAACAGTTGCCATGCCTATCTCATTTTCAAAACTGAGAGGAGAGGTTCAAAAACATATACCAAATATTATTAATAATTTTTTAATTAAGATTGAAAAGAATGAAAGTTTAAATACTTTTGCAAATGACCAAGGTGATTTATATACTTTTATGCATCAAGACCTTGTTGAAATTATTGAAAAGAGAAATGAAAGTCTTTATAACACTTGATTATGAATTGTTTTTTGGAAAATCTGGAACTGTAGAAAAAACCATTATTGAGCCTACTCAAAAATTAGTAAAAATTTTAGATAAGCACAATGCTAAAGCTGTTTTTTTTGTAGATGTAGGTTATTTAATAAAATCTGAAGAATTAGAGTCTAAGTATCCTGAATTAAAAGATAGTTCAAAAAAGGTAATTAAACAAATTAAAGAACTGGTTGCCGAAGGACATGATATACAATTACATATTCATTCACACTGGGAAGATGCACAATTTACCAATGGACAATGGGTTTTTCCGATGACACATTACCGCCTTCATAGTTATTCTGAGGAAGAGTGCATAAAAATTGTAAAAAAGTATAAAAATTACCTTGAAGCAATTTGTGGCAAACAAGTTAATGGATTTAGAGCTGGAGGCTGGTGCCTGCAACCATTTGATAAATTAAAAACCGCATTTTTAGAAGCTGGTATTAAATTTGATAGTACGGTTTTTAAAGGTGGTAGAAATATTCATGGAGCTCATTATTATGATTTTAACGAAATCCCAGAGGCCACAAAATGGAATTT encodes:
- a CDS encoding formyltransferase family protein gives rise to the protein MSLRLALLTNYPLVDNVRWKRDFVLNCKTNGFDIDVYYGKKDIKSLLFSYLKKRKYSNSVAKRIQGNSIKNKLYFKKNGHNVNSFKNLNSEKAISRIQEGNYDIIITALDQILSKNFITKVNTKIVNVHYGMLPEIKGTSALEWTYFCYNKCEITLHYIDAGIDTGVIIDRKEITVAMPISFSKLRGEVQKHIPNIINNFLIKIEKNESLNTFANDQGDLYTFMHQDLVEIIEKRNESLYNT
- a CDS encoding polysaccharide deacetylase family protein: MKVFITLDYELFFGKSGTVEKTIIEPTQKLVKILDKHNAKAVFFVDVGYLIKSEELESKYPELKDSSKKVIKQIKELVAEGHDIQLHIHSHWEDAQFTNGQWVFPMTHYRLHSYSEEECIKIVKKYKNYLEAICGKQVNGFRAGGWCLQPFDKLKTAFLEAGIKFDSTVFKGGRNIHGAHYYDFNEIPEATKWNFSDDPCVIDDQGSFTEFPIASFKVSPLFFWKLIYYKKFGGQKHHQIGDGYAISNGLWQKLRLLLTRSYTVVSVDGYKASLVQKAFLRQKKKYKSGNFVIIGHPKAFSKFSLKKLDEFLIKQKEQIEIKTFSDL